CTCACCATTGGCTTATCCCGAGATTACAAGGATTTAGAGAGCAGTTTCCCGACATCAGTATACTTATCGAACCCACAAATCGTCTCGCGCTGCCCAGTGATTTAAGTATCGATTTGTGTGTGAGATTCGGCCAGGGTCAGTATCAGGGGATGCACAGTGAATGGTTAATGAAAGACTTAATCTATCCTGTCTGCCATCCTTACTATCAAGAAAAGCACGGTATTTATAGTATCGATGATTTGCATAAAGGGGCATTAATTGAAGATATATGGACGGATATGAGCTGGGAATTTTGGTTAAAATACAATGAAAAGAAACCGGTTAAACCCTCACTTTTATTTGATGGTTCTCTATTTGTTGTAGAAAGTGCTTTGGCCATGCAAGGGATTGGATTAATCAAGCATAGTTTAGCTCACAGATATATTCAGAATGGCACACTGGTTCGAATTGGAGAGCAAGCCATTGAACCCGATTCTTCTTATTTTATTTGTTTGCCGGAAAAGAACCTAAAGCGACCTAAGGTCAAGCTGTTCATTCAGTGGCTGAAAGAACAGGCAAAAGTCTATTCGTCCTGATTGCGATATATTGCTTTATTATCAGCACAATCTGACAGAGTCATTTCATTCTGCCGGTTCATCACTGCCGAGCAGGGCGTTTAAGCCGTTTGCGGCTCTGATTTCTCAGGAATCAAGATAAACAGAGCGGAAGAAACAACAAGCATCACGCCACAAATTGTCCAGCTGACTGAAATGCCGTAATACTCTGAGAGAAAACCGAAAAACAGGGATGCGATCACACCACCACTGGTGACCATACATGAACGGATGGACAGCATGGTTGAACGGACATGCTCTTCTGTGTTTTCGTGCAGCATGACACTTTCTGAATTATTGCCTGCAGTGAACAGGAAGAAAAATAGCAGGTAACACAAGGCAAAGCTGAACAGGTGTGTGGTATTGGCCAGGGCAATCAACGCAAGGCCAGCTGACGCTCGGGTCGTGAACATCAGGAACTTGTGTGAGCCTTTTAAATATCTGAGTAATCGGATCGACAGCAGTGATGCGCCGGCAGACATCAGAAAGTAAAGGGCGGAGAGAATACCAAATACCGTGACACCATAAGCCGTCCCCTGAATGAGCTCTGCCAGGTAAGGCTGCCAAAAGTTCTCTATGCAACTCAACACCATGCCAAACACCAGTGTTGTCTGCATCAGCCGATTGAGTACATGATGGCGAATAGATGTTTTGATGGCTTGCAAACTAGCCTGCAGAAAATCCGCGTTATTCTTTTTGGTTTGTGTTGTTTTCGCTTGTGATGTTTCAACTTGAGATGTTTTGAGGTGAATCTCAGAAGGAATCAATACCAGAGTCATCAAAATCAGGACCAGGTTGGAGAGAGCAACAATGACGATGTTCAGGTCATAAATACGGGTTGAATTGAAGAATGAACTGGCACTGCTATCGGGAAGCCATCCACCAATGAGTGAGCCTGTTGCCAGGCCGATCGTGACGAACACATTGATTATCGCTAACGCTGAATGAAAAGATTGATTGCCCTGTGTGTGTCGGAAGCTATCGTAGAACCACGCATCGAGCGTGCCAGAATAGACCGCGTTGGATGCTCCCAGCAGCGCAGCAGCAAACAGAATGAGGGGCAGGCTATCAGCGATAAAAAGTACAATACCCCCCAGGATATTCATGAGCAAAGAGAACAGGTAAGTCTTTCTGCGCCCATAAGTATCTGCGATGCCCCCCAGAGGTATCTCGAGAATCGCGGTACTGCCAATCCAGACAGCCATGACGAAACCAATATCAAATAAGCTCAGTCCTCTGACTGAAAGAGCAGCGCTATCACTGGAATCATAATTCCAGCAATCGTCCAGTGTAAGCTCTGCTGAATCCCGAAACGGATGGTCAGTTCTTTTTGGCTCATGATGACAGTTTCCTTCCCGTTGAATATCAGAAAAGAATCTCATGTTGACTCATTGTTTCAATTCTTTATTTTAATGGGTCGTATTATGATGCTTTTGGTATCAGGCTGCGATGCAGAGAGAGCAAGATGGATGATCGATTGTCACAAGAAGTGTGTTCCATTCTCAAAAAGGAGCTGAAGAGATGTAATATCTCTTACCGAACTCTGGCGCATGAGCTGGAAATCTCTGAAGTGAGTGTGAAGCGATTACTGAATAATGTGCAGCCACTTTCGATGCAAAGATTGATCAGCATCGGCCGTTTGATTCACTTCCCCCTGTCAAAGCTGCTAGAAGAAGCTGAAAAGAATATCAATGCGGTCCCTATTTTTACCCGGGAGCAGGATCTGGCTTTCTTTGAATGCCCTGCGTTATTTACGTTCTGGTCCGAATTGACGGAGCACCGAACGGTCAATGAGATTGCAGAACGGTATGCACTCAATGATGCTTCAATTCATCTTTATCTGAGAAA
This DNA window, taken from Photobacterium sp. CCB-ST2H9, encodes the following:
- a CDS encoding LysR substrate-binding domain-containing protein, producing MKRHNLPLQGLLYFYKSASLGSFKSAAQDLFVSPAAVSQQIRQLETSLDTCLFYRNHRGIELTPCGENLYKEVKLGFSHLQAGVDDLIDDEHPNKLAISTPSSFAHHWLIPRLQGFREQFPDISILIEPTNRLALPSDLSIDLCVRFGQGQYQGMHSEWLMKDLIYPVCHPYYQEKHGIYSIDDLHKGALIEDIWTDMSWEFWLKYNEKKPVKPSLLFDGSLFVVESALAMQGIGLIKHSLAHRYIQNGTLVRIGEQAIEPDSSYFICLPEKNLKRPKVKLFIQWLKEQAKVYSS
- a CDS encoding MFS transporter; amino-acid sequence: MAVWIGSTAILEIPLGGIADTYGRRKTYLFSLLMNILGGIVLFIADSLPLILFAAALLGASNAVYSGTLDAWFYDSFRHTQGNQSFHSALAIINVFVTIGLATGSLIGGWLPDSSASSFFNSTRIYDLNIVIVALSNLVLILMTLVLIPSEIHLKTSQVETSQAKTTQTKKNNADFLQASLQAIKTSIRHHVLNRLMQTTLVFGMVLSCIENFWQPYLAELIQGTAYGVTVFGILSALYFLMSAGASLLSIRLLRYLKGSHKFLMFTTRASAGLALIALANTTHLFSFALCYLLFFFLFTAGNNSESVMLHENTEEHVRSTMLSIRSCMVTSGGVIASLFFGFLSEYYGISVSWTICGVMLVVSSALFILIPEKSEPQTA